The Pseudodesulfovibrio alkaliphilus DNA segment CTCATAAAAAGCAGTCAAAAATCATTTTTTAACCCATGGTCCTGCTAGAATTCAACACATCTACAAATACAAAGGCACACAAACCAGAAAGGGAACCATATGAAGGGCGCGACAACACAATCTCAACCGCCAGCCAACATCCAGACTCAAACCATAGAAATCCAGAACGAGATCCGCATGACCGTCCAAAGAGGCATCGGCGGTGCCCAAGTCAAATATGAACCGACCGAACAAACAAGTCACATGATTGAAATAGGTTTCAATCTGGGCGGCCCGATCCAGAGCGTTCTCTACTCGGACAACAGGGCCCAAGCCCAAGTCTCCAACCACGGACAGGCTCATATCGCCTTTTATCCCGGGTGCTCGGGGCTGGCCCAATACTGCAAGGGACAGCCTGTATGCTACCTCTCCTTCATTATTTCGATATCCTTATTCGAGTACTATTTTGACACATTGATCATGTACGTAAAAGAGCAAATGCAAGAGAGGAAATCCCTGTGCCACACGATATTCAGCCCGATAACGGCGGACATGAAATTCGTTCTGCAACAGATGATGCTCTGCCCCGTCCAGAACAAGGCAAAAGGACTCTTTTATGAAGGCAAAGCTCTCGAGCTTGTTTCCTATTTGCGCCAAACAACTAACAAAGAACGGTCATGCCTCAAACTGACCCTGACCGACGAGGACCGCGAAAAAATGTGGGAGGCCAAATCAATTCTGGACGACAGCATTGAATCCCCTCCGTCGGTCCAACAATTGTCACAGCTTATCGGGGTAAATGAATTCAAGTTGAAAAACGGATTCCGGCTGGTTCATGGCATAACACCCTATCGCTATCTGGCGGATCAGCGTCTGGAAAAGGCAAGGAACCTCTTGTGCGAACAGAAAATGAACGTATCTGAAGTTGCTTTCGAAGTCGGCTATTCAAGCCTCAGTCACTTTTCAAAAATCTTTCGCAGCAAGTATGGCGTGAGTCCGCATGAGTACATGTCCAACGCCGGAAACATCTGACGGTTCAATCCGCTTACCGCCCCACGCCTGATCTTGACGGACAATCCCTGAAACCACCGGCGGGAATAC contains these protein-coding regions:
- a CDS encoding helix-turn-helix transcriptional regulator; this encodes MKGATTQSQPPANIQTQTIEIQNEIRMTVQRGIGGAQVKYEPTEQTSHMIEIGFNLGGPIQSVLYSDNRAQAQVSNHGQAHIAFYPGCSGLAQYCKGQPVCYLSFIISISLFEYYFDTLIMYVKEQMQERKSLCHTIFSPITADMKFVLQQMMLCPVQNKAKGLFYEGKALELVSYLRQTTNKERSCLKLTLTDEDREKMWEAKSILDDSIESPPSVQQLSQLIGVNEFKLKNGFRLVHGITPYRYLADQRLEKARNLLCEQKMNVSEVAFEVGYSSLSHFSKIFRSKYGVSPHEYMSNAGNI